The following coding sequences are from one Lipingzhangella halophila window:
- the purM gene encoding phosphoribosylformylglycinamidine cyclo-ligase, with protein MAEGTSASGAYAAAGVDITAGEHAVELMKQHVARTRRPEVLTDSSGFSGLFKLDTSGYREPVLATSTDGVGTKVLLAQALDKHDTIGIDLVGMVVDDLVVSGAEPLFLTDYIACGSVVPERVAQIVSGIAEGCQQAGCTLIGGETAEHPGVLEPHEYDLAGAGTGLVEASAVLGPDRVRAGDAVIALASSGLHSNGYSLVRRVVDEAGLDLAAHVPELGGTLGEILLTPTRVYARDCLALARSADVDVHAFAHITGGGLAANLQRCLPADVDVAVDRGTWDPPPVFGYIAAHGGIGRTDMEATFNMGVGMAAVVAGDAEDRALSLLAECGLTAWTLGRVTHGSGEVRVHGAYAS; from the coding sequence GTGGCAGAGGGCACCAGCGCGAGCGGTGCGTACGCCGCCGCCGGGGTGGACATCACCGCCGGGGAGCACGCCGTGGAGCTGATGAAGCAACACGTCGCCCGCACCCGCCGGCCCGAGGTGCTCACCGACTCCAGCGGCTTCTCCGGGCTCTTCAAACTGGACACCAGCGGCTACCGGGAACCGGTCCTGGCCACGTCCACCGACGGCGTCGGAACCAAGGTGCTGCTGGCCCAGGCCCTGGACAAGCACGACACCATCGGCATCGACCTGGTGGGGATGGTGGTGGACGACCTTGTCGTCAGCGGAGCCGAGCCGCTGTTCCTGACCGACTACATCGCGTGCGGCTCAGTCGTGCCCGAACGTGTGGCCCAGATCGTCAGCGGGATCGCCGAAGGCTGCCAGCAGGCCGGGTGCACCCTCATCGGCGGGGAGACCGCCGAGCACCCCGGTGTTCTGGAACCGCACGAGTACGACCTCGCCGGCGCCGGCACCGGACTCGTCGAGGCCAGTGCCGTCCTCGGACCGGACCGCGTTCGCGCTGGGGACGCCGTCATCGCGCTGGCCTCATCCGGGCTGCACTCCAACGGCTACTCGCTGGTGCGCCGGGTCGTCGACGAGGCCGGCCTCGATCTCGCCGCGCACGTGCCCGAGCTCGGCGGAACCCTCGGCGAGATCCTCCTCACACCAACCCGGGTCTACGCCCGGGACTGCCTGGCGCTGGCCCGCAGCGCCGATGTCGACGTGCACGCGTTCGCGCACATCACCGGCGGCGGACTGGCGGCGAACCTGCAGCGCTGCCTCCCGGCGGACGTCGACGTCGCGGTCGACCGCGGCACATGGGATCCCCCGCCGGTCTTCGGTTACATCGCCGCGCACGGCGGCATCGGCCGCACGGACATGGAGGCCACCTTCAACATGGGCGTGGGTATGGCCGCCGTCGTGGCCGGCGACGCCGAAGACCGTGCGTTGTCCCTGCTGGCCGAGTGCGGGCTGACCGCGTGGACGCTGGGCCGGGTGACTCACGGGTCGGGAGAGGTGCGGGTGCATGGCGCGTACGCGTCCTGA
- a CDS encoding DUF3073 domain-containing protein — translation MGRGRAKAKQQKVARRLKYNTGGTDLDRLRSELGVAEEDVSSPDQPDDTYEDPYDDLVDRYADFADEYPGGDDPAGEESDRSGGSR, via the coding sequence ATGGGGCGCGGCCGAGCCAAGGCCAAGCAGCAGAAGGTCGCCCGGCGGTTGAAGTACAACACCGGAGGGACCGACCTGGACCGGCTGCGGTCAGAGCTGGGTGTCGCTGAGGAAGATGTGTCGTCGCCGGATCAGCCGGACGACACCTATGAAGACCCTTACGATGACCTGGTCGACCGTTACGCGGACTTTGCTGACGAGTATCCGGGCGGCGACGACCCGGCGGGGGAGGAGTCCGACCGTTCAGGTGGCTCGCGCTGA